A genomic window from Syngnathus typhle isolate RoL2023-S1 ecotype Sweden linkage group LG18, RoL_Styp_1.0, whole genome shotgun sequence includes:
- the LOC133171280 gene encoding urotensin-2 receptor, with amino-acid sequence MERRTNKSFLSAGPPTADEELVITSTFGTLLSVVYIVGVSGNVYTLVVMCHSIRFATSMYISIINLALADLLYLSTIPFVVSTYFLKDWYFGDVGCRVLLSLDLFTMHASIFTLTVMCSERYLAVTKPLDTVRRSKSYRKALAWGVWLLSLLLTVPMMVMVAETSAKSPDGKVKRMCAPTWAPLAYKVYVTVLFGTSIMAPGLIIGYLYVKLARTYLEAQRKSSVISKGAKRTPKQKVLLMIFTIVLLFWACFLPFWIWQLLPLYHGKPLSLASRTHTWINYLVASLTYSNSCINPFLYTLLTKNYREYLKNRHKSFYRYTSSFKQRPPSLYSWGRPASSSNHLEFTSETFVMGTFK; translated from the exons ATGGAGAGGAGGACAAATAAGTCTTTTTTGAGTGCTGGTCCGCCGACAGCCGATGAGGAACTCGTCATCACCTCCACTTTCGGGACCCTCCTGTCCGTCGTGTACATCGTCGGGGTGTCCGGGAACGTGTACACGTTGGTGGTGATGTGTCACTCCATCCGCTTCGCGACCTCCATGTACATCTCCATCATCAACCTCGCTCTTGCTGACCTGCTCTACCTGTCCACCATCCCTTTCGTGGTGTCCACCTACTTCCTAAAGGACTGGTACTTTGGCGACGTGGGCTGCCGCGTCCTGCTCAGCCTCGATCTCTTCACCATGCACGCGAGCATCTTTACGCTGACGGTCATGTGCTCCGAGCGCTACCTGGCCGTCACCAAGCCACTGGACACGGTGCGCCGCTCCAAGAGTTACCGCAAAGCTCTGGCGTGGGGcgtgtggctcctctccttgctCCTCACCGTGCCCATGATGGTCATGGTTGCCGAGACGAGCGCTAAATCGCCGGACGGCAAAGTGAAACGAATGTGCGCGCCCACATGGGCGCCGCTCGCCTACAAAGTCTACGTGACGGTTCTGTTCGGGACCAGCATCATGGCGCCGGGTCTCATTATCGGTTACCTGTACGTCAAGCTGGCGCGCACCTATTTGGAAGCCCAGCGCAAGTCGTCGGTGATCAGCAAAGGCGCAAAGCGCACGCCGAAACAAAAGGTGCTTCTTATGATCTTCACCATCGTGTTGTTGTTCTGGGCGTGTTTTCTGCCCTTTTGGATCTGGCAGCTGCTGCCTCTCTACCACGGCAAGCCGCTGAGCCTGGCCTCGAGGACGCATACCTGGATCAACTACCTGGTGGCCAGCCTCACCTACAGCAACAGCTGTATTAACCCTTTCCTCTACACGCTCCTCACCAAGAATTACAGGGAGTACCTGAAGAACAGACACAA GAGCTTCTACAGGTACACCTCATCGTTTAAGCAGCGGCCACCCAGCCTGTATTCTTGGGGTCGACCAGCATCCTCCAGTAATCACTTGGAGTTTACGTCAGAGACGTTTGTCATGGGGACGTTCAAGTGA
- the uts2r2 gene encoding urotensin-2 receptor 2, giving the protein MAPVRQRNAKGLNSTEIGKKIKRGNALRQGTAWWTSRSLTALLLVSLCLCGAAAWLYVTSLDSGITETLVSQREHVSPKPRVFIVQCSEDYENYKRYPGCTPQKCGRAVADGLVTREESQVLRSLAERGLQLAGSEGGASILDLHSGALSMGPQFVNIYRYFGEQIQDVFTEEDFQLYRDVRKRIQSVIAEAFGLDQTLMYLTKPTFFSRINSTIAKTQHDEYWHPHIDKVTYGSFDYTSLLYLSDYGSDFTGGRFVFMDQNGNKTVEPKAGRVSFFSSGSENLHRVEKVTWGTRYAITVSFTCDPTQAIADPALP; this is encoded by the exons ATGGCGCCAGTACGACAGCGAAATGCGAAAGGCCTGAATTCTACAGAGATAGGGAAGAAAATCAAAAG GGGCAATGCACTGCGGCAGGGCACTGCTTGGTGGACTTCCAGAAGCCTAACCGCTTTGTTGCTGGTTAGTCTTTGTTTGTGTGGGGCAGCAGCATGGCTATATGTCACGTCCTTGGATAGTGGCATAACGGAAACATTGGTCAGCCAGCGTGAGCATGTGTCCCCCAAGCCCAGGGTCTTTATCGTCCAGTGCTCAGAAGACTATGAGAACTACAAACGTTACCCAG GATGCACCCCTCAGAAGTGCGGGCGTGCCGTCGCAGACGGCCTAGTGACGAGGGAGGAATCTCAGGTCCTAAGGAG CCTGGCTGAGAGGGGACTTCAACTGGCTGGATCAGAGGGAGGG GCCTCCATCTTGGATCTGCACTCAGGAGCATTGTCAATGGGGCCACAATTTGTCAACATTTACAG ATATTTTGGCGAACAGATCCAGGATGTGTTCACAGAAGAGGATTTTCAACTTTACAG agACGTACGCAAGCGAATCCAATCCGTAATTGCTGAGGCGTTTGGTTTGGACCAAACACTGATGTACCTCACCAAGCCCACCTTCTTCTCCAGGATCAATTCTACAATAGCTAAGACCCAACATGACGAGTACTGGCACCCGCACATTGATAAG gtGACTTATGGCTCATTTGATTACACATCCCTTCTGTACCTTTCTGACTATGGCTCTGACTTCACTGGAGGAAGATTTGTCTTTATGGACCAAAATGGCAATAAGACAGTGGAACCAAAGGCAG GTCGAGTGTCTTTTTTCTCCTCCGGCTCTGAGAACCTCCACCGTGTGGAGAAGGTGACTTGGGGTACCCGATACGCCATCACGGTGTCCTTTACGTGCGACCCTACACAAGCCATCGCCGACCCTGCGTTGCCCTGA
- the hexd gene encoding hexosaminidase D gives MNNPPWPNGKKVVHLDLKGAPPKVEYIYQLIECFSRLGADGLLVEYEDMFPYEGELTLLQATAQPAYSRDQILSIQKVAKSKGMEIIPLVQTFGHMEFVLKHRPMWNLRELSNCVGTLNPHKEEGFKIVVEMLSQVVKLHPGLKTLHIGADEVYMLGEGELSKVWLASPGRTVEQLFLSHVASVVKYIKETWPHMTIIMWDDMMRDMSQDTLKASGIVGLVQPMLWDYTPNLDVKKTVSLLEKYSSAGMQDIWAASSFKGSTSVYTNVPSTQRHVDNHLQWLKVAASMPAGLNVRGIAMTGWQRYDHLSVLCELMPVGLPSLAACLQTLIHGQFSPEVQNKAIKMLGIASVEVEAMGSTFEDATLFPGRRLAESIVDLDSLLCLEDLRSFENNMYVRGWFSPYHRSRIANPLIIVQIQSQASMYLALLQQKVDVVREEMVSLYPDSTAQEWIDEHVSPVMAPLQRILDDIATCTVEIAP, from the exons ATGAATAATCCACCGTGGCCCAATGGTAAGAAGGTTGTTCACTTGGATTTGAAAGGTGCACCTCCGAAAGTGGAATACATTTACCAG CTGATAGAATGCTTTTCGAGGCTGGGTGCAGATGGCCTGCTTGTCGAATATGAGGACATGTTTCCTTATGAGGGAGAGCTGACACTATTGCAAGCCACAGCACAACCTGCATACAG CCGAGATCAGATATTATCCATACAGAAAGTTGCAAAATCTAAAGGTATGGAGATCATCCCACTTGTGCAGACCTTTGGCCATATGGAG TTTGTGTTGAAGCATAGGCCCATGTGGAACCTGAGAGAGCTGTCAAACTGTGTGGGCACCCTCAATCCCCATAAGGAAGAAGGATTTAAGATTGTGGTGGAAATGctgagccaggtggtgaagctCCATCCAGGTCTAAAGACACTGCATATAGGTGCAGATGAG GTGTACATGTTGGGTGAGGGTGAGCTTTCAAAAGTCTGGTTGGCTTCACCCGGACGCACCGTGGAACAGCTATTCTTGAGTCACGTCGCATCTGTGGTCAAGTACATCAAGGAAACGTGGCCTCATATGACCATCATCATGTGGGATGATATGATGAGGGATATGAGTCAGGACACGTTGAAAG CTAGTGGTATTGTAGGACTCGTCCAACCAATGTTGTGGGATTACACCCCTAATCTGGATGTGAAGAAAACCG TGTCACTGCTGGAGAAGTACTCCAGTGCCGGTATGCAAGATATATGGGCGGCCAGCTCCTTTAAAGGTTCCACCAGCGTTTACACCAATGTACCCAGCACACAGAGACATGTCGATAACCATTTGCAATGGTTAAAAGTGGCTGCGTCGATGCCCGCTGGTTTAAACGTTAGGGGTATTGCCATGACAGGCTGGCAAag GTATGACCACCTCTCCGTGTTGTGTGAGCTCATGCCTGTGGGTCTTCCGTCACTAGCAGCCTGTCTCCAGACACTCATCCATGGCCAGTTTAGTCCTGAAGTTCAAAACAAAGCCATTAAAATGTTGGGTATCGCTTCTGTGGAGGTAGAAGCCATGGGAAG TACGTTTGAGGATGCCACCCTGTTCCCGGGAAGGAGACTAGCAGAGTCAATTGTGGATCTGGACTCGCTTCTTTGCCTTGAGGATCTAAGGTCCTTTGAAAACAATAT GTATGTACGAGGATGGTTCAGTCCTTACCACAGATCAAGGATAGCAAACCCTCTCATCATTGTGCAGATTCAGAGTCAAGCATCAAT GTATTTGGCTTTGTTGCAACAGAAGGTGGATGTCGTAAGAGAGGAGATGGTTAGTCTTTATCCAGATTCAACGGCACAAGAGTGGATAGATGAACATGTTAGCCCCGTGATGGCCCCCCTTCAGAGGATTTTAGATGACATCGCAACATGCACAGTGGAGATAGCTCCATAA
- the LOC133171454 gene encoding cytochrome b-245 chaperone 1 homolog, with product MGYMVVEEHSSTKLHLKRDPGIRSWSLCIGMAAVGLAAAYYSSDSILWKLFYVTGCLFVAIQNMEEWEEAVFDKTKNLIHLKNISLYTLVLTLWKRGQEKVVLDLKHLQDVCVQEEKVRYLGKGYLVMLRLATGFSYPLTQSATVGGRSDVEAVAALLKRFLGMEERQEQKEMSECAEEEADFLDYSSQSEDEEEKP from the exons ATGGGATACATGGTAGTCGAGGAACACAGCTCGACAAAGCTACACCTGAAGAGAGACCCTGGCATCCGTTCCTGGTCTCTTTGTattg gtatGGCAGCTGTTGGGTTGGCGGCAGCCTACTACAGCTCAG ATAGCATCTTGTGGAAGCTTTTCTATGTCACCGGATGTCTGTTTGTGGCCATTCAGAACATGGAAGAGTGGGAGGAGGCAGTTTTTGACAAAACTAAGAATCTGATTCACCTCAAGAACATTAGCTTGTACACTTTAGTTCTGACGCTATGGAAAAGGGGCCAAGAGAAAG TTGTTTTGGACTTGAAGCATTTGCAGGATGTCTGTGTCCAAGAAGAAAAAGTCCGATATTTGGGAAAAGGCTACCTGGTGATGTTGCGTCTGGCGACAGGTTTCTCCTACCCGCTGACTCAGAGTGCCACAGTTGGGGGGCGAAG TGATGTGGAGGCTGTCGCTGCGTTGCTCAAACGCTTTTTGGGGATGGAGGAGCGGCAAGAGCAGAAAGAAATGAGTGAGTGTGCAGAGGAGGAAGCTGATTTTTTGGATTACAGCAGCCAATCcgaggatgaagaagaaaaaccttga
- the narf gene encoding nuclear prelamin A recognition factor — MNKMSELSIGKRKEKCENCTKQCNKKQSDGDVSSHQNGEQVNGQENKSLQLLLSACLSCDGCMSEEESLKISQQNLMEIERVLALNEKCDVTNHRVLVASVCPQSLPFFAVKFGVDIVEAAGKLCGFLKSLGVQFVFDTTLAAGFSIIESQKEFIQRYHRRHHDSHALPMFTSSCPGWIRYSERILGSLVTPHICTARSPQQIMGCLVKDYFSKQQKLNADKLYHIVVAPCFDKKLEAVREEFYNSLLESRDVDCVLTSGEIYYLMQQKKVSAEDLDSFPLDHVIGESGDPALVRHEGRGSEGFLEHVFKHAAKELFGLDVHEITYKTLRNRDFQEVILERDGETLLQFAAVYGFRNIQTLVHRMRKGRVPYQLVEVLSCPGGCLSGRGQAENETGGGVDKQLVQQMEEVYSSLPVTLPEVNPALQTLYEDWLQGQDSQPACKLLHTQYRSQSRTPLQPPHMQW, encoded by the exons ATGAACAAAATGTCTGAGCTCAGCATTGGGAAACGCAAGGAAAAGTGTGAAAACTGCACCAAGCAG TGCAACAAGAAACAGAGCGATGGCGATGTCAGCTCACACCAAAATGGAGAGCAAGTCAATGGACAG GAGAATAAGAGCTTACAGTTGTTGCTGAGTGCTTGTTTATCCTGCGATGGCTGTATGTCTGAGGAGGAGAGCCTGAAGATCTCTCAACAGAACTTGATGGAGATAGAGCGGGTTCTGGCTCTCAATGag AAGTGTGACGTGACAAACCACAGAGTTCTGGTAGCGTCAGTGTGTCCACAATCGCTACCTTTTTTCGCCGTCAAGTTTGGCGTGGACATCGTTGAGGCCGCCGGTAAACTTTGCGGTTTTCTCAAGAGCCTTG GTGTGCAGTTTGTCTTTGATACCACTCTGGCAGCAGGATTTAGCATCATAGAGAGTCAAAAAGAGTTCATTCAGAGGTATCACAGGAGGCACCATGACTCCCATGCTTTGCCCATGTTCACCTCCTCCTGCCCAg GTTGGATTCGCTATTCCGAGCGTATCCTCGGGAGTTTGGTCACACCTCACATTTGCACAGCAAGGTCTCCGCAGCAAATTATGGGATGTCTAGTCAAAGATTACTTCTCCAAACAGCAA AAACTAAATGCGGACAAATTGTACCATATAGTAGTGGCGCCTTGCTTTGACAAAAAACTGGAGGCTGTCCGAGAAGAGTTTTACAACAGTCTGCTGGAGAGCCGGGACGTGGACTGTGTCCTCACCTCAG GGGAAATTTACTACCTGATGCAACAGAAGAAGGTCTCAGCAGAGGATTTGGACTCTTTTCCATTAGATCACGT GATTGGAGAAAGTGGAGACCCGGCCCTGGTTCGACACGAAGGTCGCGGTTCTGAGGGTTTTCTGGAGCATGTGTTCAAGCATGCTGCTAAGGAGCTGTTTGGTCTAGATGTCCACGAGATCACATACAAAACCCTCAG GAACCGCGACTTTCAAGAGGTGATATTAGAACGAGACGGAGAAACGCTCTTGCAGTTTGCCGCCGTTTACGGCTTCAGGAACATCCAGACCTTGGTGCACCGCATGAGGAAGGGACGAGTACCTTACCAGCTGGTGGAGGTGCTGTCCTGCCCAGGAG GTTGCTTAAGCGGCCGCGGTCAAGCTGAGAATGAGACGGGTGGCGGTGTAGATAAACAACTAGTCCAGCAGATGGAAGAAGTCTACAGCAGCCTGCCTGTCACTCTCCCCGAGGTCAACCCCGCTTTGCAGACCCTTTATGAAGACTGGCTTCAGGGCCAGGATTCCCAGCCGGCATGCAAGTTACTACACACCCAGTACAGGAGTCAGAGTCGCACCCCCTTACAGCCACCTCACATGCAATGGTGA